Proteins encoded by one window of Enterococcus saccharolyticus subsp. saccharolyticus:
- a CDS encoding ABC transporter ATP-binding protein yields the protein MKTKSFDWNSLKRFFPYLLRYRKENMTAMLLGIIAGLTSVYMTFLIGQAVDQLLGKDAVDFNQLYKILGLFAGIVGVTTVSQWFIQRLGNRVAYLAAADLRKDAYQKLNQLPLRYYDQTSHGNIVSRFTNDMDNVSVAVSAIFNQLFSGVSVVLLALFMMVRMSVVLTIVVLLSTPIIFLVSWAVARASQNDFRQQQEIVGQVSGFITEMVGNQKIVKAFQQEENNQQRFETINQELYVRGQKAQFSSSLTNPLSRFVDHLAYVAVGFTGAYLIFSGSELVTIGIVSSFTIYSSQFSKPFIEISGITTQIQTALAGLTRTFDLVDQTPESSDETGKELTAIQGEVRFEEVDFAYDSKRPLIENFTFTAEPGESIAIVGKTGAGKSTLVNLLMRFYDVDSGKITIDGVDIRELKRDNLRQQFGMVLQDTWLFDASLRENLTYGNAQATDEEIYTALKKAYMCDYVMRLPQKLDTPIGQQGIKISDGQRQLLTIARTMISNPAMLILDEATSSVDTLTEKNIQSAFLEMMQGRTSFVIAHRLSTIQSADKILVMDAGHIIEQGTHEELLAQKGAYYQLHHAQFEQ from the coding sequence ATGAAAACAAAATCTTTTGATTGGAATAGTCTAAAACGATTCTTCCCTTACTTATTACGCTATAGAAAAGAAAATATGACTGCCATGTTACTTGGGATCATTGCTGGTCTCACTTCGGTTTATATGACCTTTTTAATTGGACAAGCGGTCGATCAGTTACTTGGAAAAGATGCGGTTGATTTTAACCAGTTATATAAAATTTTAGGTCTATTTGCCGGTATTGTTGGCGTAACCACAGTTAGTCAATGGTTTATTCAACGCTTAGGAAATCGAGTGGCTTATTTAGCAGCCGCCGATTTACGAAAAGACGCCTATCAAAAATTGAACCAACTTCCCTTGCGTTATTACGATCAGACTTCTCACGGCAATATCGTTAGCCGATTTACGAATGATATGGATAATGTTTCGGTCGCTGTATCAGCGATTTTCAATCAATTATTTTCAGGTGTTTCTGTTGTATTACTCGCTTTATTTATGATGGTTCGTATGAGTGTGGTTTTAACAATTGTCGTTTTATTATCCACACCCATTATTTTCCTAGTAAGCTGGGCTGTAGCTCGTGCATCACAAAATGATTTTCGTCAGCAACAAGAAATTGTCGGACAAGTTTCTGGCTTTATTACAGAAATGGTGGGCAATCAAAAAATTGTCAAAGCCTTCCAACAAGAAGAAAATAATCAACAACGTTTTGAAACAATTAACCAAGAATTATATGTGCGTGGACAAAAAGCACAATTTTCTTCTTCCTTAACCAATCCGTTGTCACGTTTTGTCGATCACTTGGCTTATGTAGCCGTTGGTTTTACCGGTGCCTATTTAATTTTTTCAGGGAGCGAATTGGTTACGATTGGGATTGTTTCGAGTTTTACCATTTACTCCTCACAGTTTTCTAAACCGTTTATTGAAATTTCTGGGATTACGACGCAAATTCAAACAGCTTTAGCTGGGTTAACACGAACATTTGATTTAGTGGATCAAACGCCTGAATCTTCGGATGAAACGGGCAAAGAGTTAACAGCTATTCAAGGTGAGGTTCGTTTTGAAGAAGTTGATTTTGCTTATGATTCTAAGCGACCATTGATTGAGAACTTCACTTTTACTGCTGAACCGGGTGAATCAATTGCCATTGTAGGAAAAACAGGTGCTGGAAAATCGACATTGGTTAATTTATTAATGCGTTTTTACGATGTGGATAGTGGTAAAATCACCATTGACGGTGTGGATATTCGTGAATTAAAACGCGACAATTTACGCCAACAATTTGGTATGGTGTTACAAGATACCTGGTTATTTGATGCTTCTTTACGAGAAAATTTAACTTACGGGAATGCGCAAGCAACCGATGAAGAAATCTATACGGCATTGAAAAAAGCCTACATGTGTGATTACGTCATGCGTTTACCTCAAAAATTAGATACACCAATCGGACAACAAGGAATTAAAATTTCTGATGGGCAGCGACAATTATTAACAATTGCTCGTACAATGATTAGTAATCCAGCTATGTTAATTTTAGATGAGGCTACCAGTTCTGTGGATACCTTAACAGAAAAAAATATTCAATCTGCCTTTCTCGAAATGATGCAAGGACGCACAAGCTTCGTCATTGCTCATCGCCTTTCAACCATTCAATCAGCTGATAAAATTTTAGTGATGGATGCAGGGCATATTATTGAACAAGGAACCCACGAAGAGTTACTTGCGCAAAAAGGCGCATATTATCAATTGCATCATGCACAGTTTGAACAGTAA
- a CDS encoding glycosyltransferase family A protein, translating into MAVDDHSQDHSFDTLADYEKFFPNFLIARRKQNSGGASVPRNNGIKLATGKWLLFLDSDDYLTEHALSDAMAIAEYGDKIWFVCLMRVI; encoded by the coding sequence ATCGCGGTTGATGATCATTCACAAGATCATAGTTTTGATACTTTAGCAGATTATGAAAAATTTTTTCCAAATTTTCTCATTGCGCGCCGAAAGCAAAATTCTGGTGGTGCGTCTGTACCACGTAATAACGGTATTAAATTAGCTACTGGAAAATGGCTATTATTTCTCGATTCGGATGATTACTTAACCGAACACGCTTTAAGTGATGCGATGGCAATTGCTGAATATGGTGACAAGATATGGTTTGTATGCCTTATGCGCGTGATTTAA
- a CDS encoding aldehyde dehydrogenase family protein: MKKYEQLFYDGNWQTADSQVFSDVVNPATEEVIAQVIQATHKDVDNAVAAAKKAFPKWNTTAPKERAEYLEKVLAIIKRRQTAIQETIIQELGASKQFTKNAQVPLSIREMEATLAEFATYSFEETVDNAKIMKEGYGVVACVTPWNYPFNQIQRKITPALLAGNTVVVKPASNTPLTAILYAEIMEEAGLPKGVFNLITGSGGDAGDYLVSHPDVEVISFTGSTEVGKNLYHHAATTVKKLVLELGGKSAMVYLKGGDLSAAVEAAASTVLDNQGQTCSALSRLLVPSDELEQTKQLLKEYYATIQVGDPAEEATRVGPMVSESQRKTVLEYIQKGQEEGAEILVGGQVIEGKGYFVEPTVFVNVTNDMTIAQEEIFGPVLTVVTYDTVEEAIELANDSVYGLSGAVVGPTEEAEKVARQLRTGNVIVNGGKRTAKAPFGGYKQSGLGRENGLYGLEDYLETKAIFL; encoded by the coding sequence ATGAAGAAATATGAGCAACTATTTTATGATGGTAACTGGCAAACAGCCGATTCTCAAGTATTTTCAGATGTAGTCAATCCTGCAACCGAAGAAGTAATAGCCCAAGTGATTCAAGCAACGCATAAAGATGTGGATAACGCAGTTGCAGCTGCGAAAAAAGCTTTTCCAAAATGGAACACTACAGCACCCAAAGAACGTGCAGAATATTTAGAAAAAGTGTTGGCCATTATCAAACGTCGCCAAACAGCTATTCAAGAAACGATTATTCAGGAATTAGGAGCGAGTAAGCAATTTACAAAAAACGCGCAAGTTCCGTTATCGATTCGTGAAATGGAAGCCACACTTGCTGAATTTGCAACCTATTCATTTGAAGAAACCGTGGATAACGCCAAAATTATGAAAGAAGGATATGGTGTGGTTGCTTGTGTGACCCCTTGGAACTATCCCTTCAATCAAATTCAACGAAAAATTACGCCGGCGTTATTAGCGGGTAACACGGTTGTTGTTAAACCAGCTAGTAATACACCACTCACAGCCATTTTATATGCTGAAATTATGGAAGAAGCTGGGTTACCTAAGGGTGTCTTTAATTTAATTACGGGGAGTGGTGGCGATGCAGGAGATTATTTAGTTTCACATCCTGATGTCGAAGTCATTTCCTTTACTGGCTCAACAGAAGTCGGAAAAAACCTCTATCATCATGCCGCAACGACCGTCAAAAAATTAGTTTTGGAATTAGGCGGTAAATCAGCAATGGTCTATCTAAAAGGTGGCGATTTATCGGCTGCTGTCGAAGCTGCTGCCAGTACCGTTTTAGATAATCAGGGACAAACCTGTTCGGCGCTTTCACGTTTGTTGGTTCCTAGCGATGAATTAGAACAAACAAAACAACTTTTAAAAGAATATTATGCAACTATCCAAGTCGGAGATCCAGCGGAAGAAGCAACTCGAGTGGGTCCAATGGTATCAGAGAGTCAACGGAAAACCGTATTAGAATATATTCAAAAAGGGCAAGAAGAAGGCGCAGAAATCTTAGTAGGTGGTCAGGTAATTGAAGGCAAAGGATACTTTGTCGAACCAACTGTTTTTGTGAATGTTACCAATGACATGACGATTGCCCAAGAAGAAATTTTTGGTCCAGTGTTAACCGTAGTGACGTATGATACAGTCGAAGAAGCGATTGAACTTGCGAATGACTCGGTTTATGGTTTATCAGGTGCTGTCGTTGGCCCAACGGAAGAAGCTGAGAAAGTAGCACGCCAATTACGCACAGGAAATGTGATTGTCAATGGTGGCAAGCGCACAGCGAAAGCGCCATTTGGAGGCTATAAACAATCCGGATTAGGTCGTGAAAATGGCTTATATGGACTAGAAGATTATCTTGAAACAAAAGCGATTTTCTTATAA
- a CDS encoding glycoside hydrolase family 3 N-terminal domain-containing protein, producing the protein MGKKIVITVEVIVLIAVIIGTYFFFTKQETKSTDKKETNQTTQTTTSTTSKEADPLDELMDKMSLEEKVGQLFFVRVPEINQIEDVQAYHLGGYVLFSRDTDGETQESLRQKIASYQEASEIPLLIGSDEEGGTVTRVSQNPNLAAQPFASPQAIYAASGWEGIVADTKQKAALLSDLGINTGLFPIADVATDPNAFIYDRTIGLDAQGTSEFVEKVVTTLKEAKSGSTLKHFPGYGNNRDSHVEIVTDDRPLAEVEADYLPFEAGIKAGADSILVSHNIIASIDSDAPASISTKVHEVLRNQLNFDGVVMTDDMDMAGLANFISQEEAGLKALQAGNDLVMSSSYQQQIPYVIQAVQNGDYSEEQLNESVRRVLTWKQQLGLI; encoded by the coding sequence ATGGGGAAAAAAATTGTCATTACAGTGGAAGTTATAGTGTTGATTGCGGTGATTATTGGTACCTATTTCTTTTTCACGAAGCAAGAAACCAAATCAACGGATAAAAAAGAGACGAATCAAACGACACAAACAACAACGAGTACGACAAGTAAAGAGGCTGATCCACTTGACGAATTAATGGATAAGATGTCATTAGAAGAAAAGGTTGGACAACTCTTTTTCGTCCGTGTACCTGAAATCAATCAAATAGAAGATGTCCAAGCCTATCATCTAGGCGGTTATGTCTTATTCAGTCGTGATACTGACGGTGAAACCCAAGAAAGTTTACGTCAAAAAATTGCCAGTTATCAAGAAGCAAGTGAGATTCCGTTATTAATAGGTTCTGATGAAGAAGGTGGCACAGTGACGCGTGTCAGTCAGAATCCTAATTTAGCTGCGCAACCTTTTGCTTCGCCACAAGCGATTTATGCTGCGAGTGGCTGGGAGGGAATCGTAGCAGATACCAAGCAAAAAGCAGCTCTTTTATCAGATTTAGGAATCAATACGGGATTGTTTCCAATTGCGGATGTAGCGACAGATCCGAATGCCTTTATTTATGACCGAACAATTGGTTTAGATGCACAAGGTACCAGTGAATTTGTTGAAAAAGTTGTGACAACATTAAAAGAAGCTAAAAGTGGGTCAACGCTAAAACATTTCCCAGGGTATGGAAATAATCGTGATTCACATGTTGAGATTGTGACTGATGACCGTCCGTTAGCAGAAGTCGAAGCAGATTATTTACCATTTGAAGCAGGTATCAAAGCAGGAGCAGATAGTATTTTAGTGTCACACAATATTATTGCCAGCATTGATTCTGATGCGCCAGCGTCCATTTCAACCAAGGTTCATGAAGTATTACGCAATCAATTAAATTTTGATGGTGTGGTTATGACAGACGACATGGATATGGCGGGTCTAGCTAATTTTATTTCACAAGAAGAAGCGGGCTTAAAGGCGTTACAAGCAGGCAATGACTTAGTGATGTCTTCTAGTTACCAACAACAAATTCCGTATGTGATTCAAGCAGTTCAAAATGGGGACTACAGTGAAGAACAATTAAATGAATCGGTTCGTCGCGTGTTAACATGGAAACAACAGTTAGGATTAATTTAA
- a CDS encoding sensor histidine kinase — MNKTLSRKQRRNFFFMNVSAFAVIFVFLGMIILQLLSQTAYRETDQAITEMNHNPEFIQQEIARYRDDSFPENNFHKEPPKSPSSNRFNTQIILWSKDGEILNKEAIGGRFSQMENLRLQTNDLEEIKTVTIQDEEDELIFHSLTKAYSDNEIAYVQILSNVNQIQHSLQNFRIIVVGCMIVFWLLSMGISYWLSAISMKPILKAWQKQQEFVENASHELRTPLTIIHNRLESLFRKPDHTILDESESIAQALNETRRLTGLTADLLTIARSDANQLTLEKETVETTAFLTELVLPFQEMAELEEKMFTLAVSDSPSVVMDRKKIYQVIVILLDNALKYTKQGDRIQVSASRKNKSWEVHVQNTGPSISKEAQQHLFDRFYREDKSRSKETGGYGLGLAIAKQIVEEHQGTITVKDVSPHGADFCIQLPLN, encoded by the coding sequence ATGAACAAAACGCTCTCTCGCAAGCAACGTAGAAATTTTTTCTTCATGAATGTGAGTGCCTTTGCGGTGATTTTTGTCTTTTTGGGCATGATTATTTTACAATTGTTGAGTCAAACAGCGTATCGCGAGACGGATCAAGCAATTACTGAAATGAACCATAACCCAGAATTTATTCAACAAGAAATCGCGCGATACCGCGATGATTCGTTTCCAGAAAATAACTTTCATAAAGAACCACCAAAGAGCCCTTCTAGTAATCGATTTAACACGCAGATTATCTTATGGTCAAAAGATGGTGAAATCTTAAATAAAGAAGCCATTGGTGGACGTTTTTCACAAATGGAGAATTTACGGTTACAAACAAATGATTTAGAAGAAATCAAAACAGTCACGATTCAAGATGAGGAAGATGAGTTAATCTTTCATTCATTAACAAAAGCATACAGTGATAATGAAATCGCCTATGTCCAAATTTTATCAAACGTCAACCAGATTCAACATTCATTGCAAAATTTTAGAATCATTGTTGTGGGTTGTATGATTGTTTTTTGGTTATTGTCGATGGGGATTAGTTACTGGTTATCCGCGATTTCCATGAAACCAATCTTAAAAGCGTGGCAAAAACAACAAGAATTTGTAGAGAATGCATCACATGAATTACGAACACCGTTGACGATTATTCATAATCGTTTAGAAAGTCTTTTTCGTAAACCAGATCACACGATTTTAGATGAATCCGAAAGCATTGCACAAGCACTCAATGAAACGCGGCGGTTAACAGGATTGACGGCGGATTTATTAACCATTGCTAGAAGCGATGCGAACCAATTAACGTTGGAAAAAGAAACCGTTGAAACAACTGCTTTTTTAACAGAGCTTGTGTTACCATTTCAAGAAATGGCTGAACTGGAAGAAAAAATGTTTACATTGGCTGTAAGTGATTCTCCGTCAGTTGTGATGGATCGCAAGAAAATCTATCAAGTTATTGTCATTTTGTTGGATAATGCGTTAAAGTATACAAAGCAAGGCGATCGCATTCAAGTGAGTGCGAGTAGAAAAAATAAATCGTGGGAAGTCCATGTCCAAAACACAGGACCAAGTATTTCTAAGGAAGCCCAACAACATTTGTTTGACCGGTTTTACCGTGAAGACAAATCTCGTTCGAAAGAAACAGGAGGATATGGGTTAGGTTTAGCCATTGCCAAACAAATTGTGGAAGAACATCAAGGAACAATTACTGTGAAGGATGTTAGTCCTCACGGCGCTGATTTTTGTATTCAATTGCCATTGAATTAA
- a CDS encoding response regulator transcription factor gives MIKFLLIEDDVILSDTIKEIVMELGEVTQVYTGNEGLYEAESGVYDLIVLDLMLPEMNGYQVLAKLRKQGNQTPVLILTAKDGLEDKIEGFQKGADDYLTKPFYREELVMRIKALLKRSLGLFDEHTLTYRTITCQLTSKEVVYEGEILPIQGREFDLLVYFLQNQGMILTKEQIFDRIWGFDSETTVTVVEVYMSHLRKHLRPTGLEKDFRTLRNVGYMLKGEEG, from the coding sequence ATGATTAAATTTTTGTTGATTGAAGATGATGTCATTCTTTCCGATACCATTAAAGAAATTGTGATGGAGTTAGGAGAAGTGACGCAAGTTTATACTGGTAATGAGGGCTTATATGAAGCAGAATCTGGTGTCTATGATTTGATTGTTCTAGATTTAATGTTGCCAGAAATGAATGGCTACCAAGTGTTAGCAAAATTGCGGAAACAAGGCAATCAAACGCCTGTATTAATTTTGACAGCCAAAGATGGATTAGAAGATAAAATAGAAGGATTCCAAAAAGGGGCCGATGATTATTTAACAAAACCATTTTATCGCGAAGAATTAGTCATGCGGATCAAAGCACTTTTAAAACGTTCGTTAGGATTATTTGATGAACATACGTTGACCTACCGAACGATTACGTGCCAACTCACAAGTAAAGAAGTTGTTTATGAAGGAGAAATTTTACCAATTCAAGGACGTGAGTTTGATTTATTGGTTTATTTTCTACAAAATCAAGGCATGATTTTAACGAAAGAACAAATTTTTGATCGCATTTGGGGATTTGATTCTGAAACGACAGTGACGGTTGTGGAAGTGTATATGAGCCATTTGCGTAAACATTTACGTCCAACAGGCCTTGAAAAAGATTTTCGGACATTGCGAAATGTCGGATACATGTTGAAAGGAGAGGAAGGATGA
- a CDS encoding polyphosphate polymerase domain-containing protein, whose amino-acid sequence MKLKKVFQRKETKYLFTQQQFDAFFNELQHYMTVDQYGLHTIRSLYYDTDNNHFIRHSMDKPQYKEKFRIRSYGTPTNDSLVFLEIKKKVKGIVYKRRLPLTYLDYQRWEQTGVLPSELQHTQIAQEINWLFLKHTDLAPKVLISYDRLSLFLEDDDDFRVTFDQNIRYQANQVALAASRGELVAPELDVLMEVKAMGAYPLWFVELLTKHHVQKGSFSKYAQTYQRYLFKEELFYVV is encoded by the coding sequence ATGAAGCTCAAAAAAGTCTTTCAACGAAAAGAAACCAAATACTTATTTACCCAACAGCAGTTCGACGCATTTTTTAACGAACTACAACACTATATGACGGTTGATCAATATGGGTTACATACCATCCGTTCCTTATATTACGACACGGATAATAATCATTTCATTCGTCATTCGATGGATAAACCACAATACAAAGAAAAATTTCGGATTCGTAGTTACGGTACACCGACCAATGACAGTCTCGTATTTTTAGAAATCAAAAAGAAAGTCAAAGGAATTGTCTATAAACGCCGCTTGCCACTCACCTACCTCGACTATCAACGGTGGGAACAAACTGGCGTGTTACCAAGCGAACTACAACACACACAAATTGCGCAAGAAATTAATTGGTTGTTTTTAAAGCATACCGATTTAGCACCAAAAGTGTTAATTTCTTATGATCGATTGTCACTCTTTTTAGAAGACGATGATGATTTTCGTGTCACCTTTGACCAAAACATCCGCTATCAAGCCAATCAGGTCGCATTAGCTGCTAGTCGAGGTGAACTGGTTGCCCCCGAATTAGATGTATTAATGGAAGTCAAAGCAATGGGCGCTTATCCATTATGGTTTGTCGAATTATTGACCAAGCATCACGTTCAAAAAGGGAGTTTTTCAAAATACGCTCAAACCTATCAACGTTACTTATTCAAGGAGGAATTATTCTATGTTGTCTAG
- a CDS encoding DUF4956 domain-containing protein → MLSSLFTEGSGDIHIQQLLICISSAIILGLLVAVIHMYRNVYTKNFVITLAVLPVLVQSVIMLVNGNLGTGMAVLGAFSLIRFRSVAGGAREITSIFWSMGIGLATGMGYVSYIAVFSIVVAVFLLLIYRTNFGNQKTAERELKITIPEDLDYPDLFTDIFDEFAYTNRLESVRTTTMGSLYELRYVLLLKDQQQEKTLIDAIRVRNGNLPIVLGKVATNRDEL, encoded by the coding sequence ATGTTGTCTAGTCTATTTACAGAAGGTTCAGGAGATATCCATATTCAGCAATTACTCATTTGCATTAGCAGTGCCATTATTTTAGGGTTGTTAGTCGCAGTTATTCATATGTACCGCAATGTCTACACCAAAAATTTCGTTATCACGTTAGCTGTTTTACCCGTCTTGGTGCAATCCGTGATTATGCTGGTCAATGGGAATTTAGGTACTGGAATGGCTGTGCTCGGTGCATTTAGTTTGATTCGCTTCCGTTCGGTTGCTGGAGGTGCTCGTGAAATTACCAGTATCTTCTGGTCGATGGGTATCGGTTTAGCAACCGGAATGGGGTATGTTTCTTACATCGCTGTTTTCTCAATAGTTGTTGCTGTGTTTTTACTTCTCATTTATCGCACAAATTTTGGAAATCAAAAAACAGCCGAGCGCGAATTAAAAATTACGATTCCAGAGGATTTGGATTACCCAGATTTGTTCACCGATATTTTTGATGAATTTGCTTATACGAATCGTTTGGAATCCGTACGTACAACAACGATGGGCAGTCTCTATGAACTACGTTATGTCTTGTTACTTAAAGATCAACAACAAGAAAAAACGTTGATTGACGCCATTCGTGTTCGCAATGGGAATTTGCCAATTGTTTTAGGAAAAGTCGCCACAAATCGCGACGAATTATAG
- a CDS encoding carbohydrate-binding domain-containing protein yields the protein MKKVIYLSLLSALLLGACAHNDQTTESTEVAIANEAVQLTNTTSSEVQGSYEEEDLVTDATDSQTIQLSDKTEEIDGVTVDNQTITITKAGTYTLTGELTNGQVIVNVGKEEKVHLILDGVTITNESGPAILTKLGRSRPSSIGG from the coding sequence ATGAAGAAAGTTATTTATCTCTCATTATTAAGTGCCTTATTATTAGGCGCTTGTGCTCACAATGATCAAACAACTGAAAGTACCGAGGTGGCGATTGCCAACGAAGCTGTTCAATTAACCAACACCACTAGTTCTGAAGTCCAAGGAAGTTATGAAGAAGAAGATTTAGTGACAGATGCTACCGATAGCCAAACCATTCAATTATCGGATAAAACCGAAGAAATCGATGGTGTAACTGTGGATAATCAAACCATTACCATCACCAAAGCGGGTACGTATACTTTGACCGGCGAACTGACAAATGGTCAAGTCATTGTCAATGTTGGCAAAGAAGAAAAAGTCCACCTCATTCTAGATGGCGTGACCATTACGAATGAGTCTGGACCCGCTATTTTAACTAAATTAGGCAGAAGTCGCCCATCCTCTATAGGTGGGTGA
- the tnpA gene encoding IS200/IS605 family transposase, with translation MELDTNNHSVFLLYYHLVLVTKYRKQVIDDEISDYAKGTFERISKSYHITLVEWNHDKDHIHIMFKAQPKTELTKFINAYKSASSRLIKRDFPRVKQFLWKEMFWSKSFCLLTTGGAPIDVIKKYIQNQGNNHK, from the coding sequence ATGGAATTAGATACAAATAACCATTCAGTGTTTCTTCTTTATTACCACCTTGTTTTAGTTACGAAATATCGTAAACAAGTGATTGATGATGAAATATCTGATTATGCTAAAGGTACTTTTGAAAGAATTTCAAAATCGTATCATATTACTTTAGTTGAGTGGAATCATGATAAAGACCATATTCACATTATGTTCAAAGCGCAACCAAAAACGGAATTGACAAAATTCATTAACGCCTATAAAAGTGCCAGTTCACGTTTGATAAAACGAGACTTTCCAAGGGTCAAACAGTTTCTTTGGAAAGAAATGTTCTGGTCTAAAAGTTTTTGTCTTTTGACAACCGGAGGTGCACCCATCGACGTCATAAAGAAATATATTCAGAATCAAGGGAACAATCATAAATAG
- the tnpB gene encoding IS200/IS605 family element RNA-guided endonuclease TnpB — protein MKRLKAYKFRLYPTEEQEIYFAKSFGCVRKVYNLMLDDRMKTYEETKNDPSKKMSFPTPAKYKKDFPFLKEVDSLALANAQLNLDKAYKNFFRDKTVGFPQFKSKKNPVQSYTTNNQNGTIALIDNKLIKIPKLKSLVRIKLHRQPQGLIKSATISRHASGKYYVSILCEEEIIEHPKTNSAIGIDLGITDFAILSDGQKIDNNKFTSKMAKKLKREQRKLSRRALLAKKKGINLFEAKNYQKQKRKVARLHEKVMNQRTDFLNKLSTEIIKNHDIICIEDLNIKGMLRNHKLAKSISDVSWSKFVTKLQYKADWYGREIIKIDKWFPSSQICSECGHTDGKKSLDIREWTCPICHTQHDRDINASINILTEGLRIQALA, from the coding sequence ATGAAACGACTGAAAGCATACAAATTTAGATTATATCCAACAGAAGAACAAGAGATTTACTTTGCTAAGTCTTTCGGTTGCGTCCGCAAGGTGTACAACCTAATGCTTGACGATCGGATGAAAACTTATGAAGAGACTAAGAATGATCCCTCTAAAAAAATGAGTTTTCCAACACCTGCGAAATATAAAAAGGATTTTCCGTTTTTGAAAGAAGTGGATAGTCTTGCTCTAGCCAATGCTCAACTCAATTTAGATAAAGCCTACAAGAATTTCTTTCGTGATAAAACCGTTGGATTTCCTCAATTCAAAAGCAAGAAAAATCCTGTTCAAAGTTATACAACCAACAATCAAAACGGAACAATCGCTTTGATAGATAATAAATTGATCAAAATTCCTAAGTTGAAATCTTTAGTTCGAATCAAGCTACACCGTCAACCACAAGGCCTTATCAAATCTGCTACAATATCTCGTCATGCAAGCGGTAAATACTATGTTTCTATCCTTTGTGAAGAAGAAATTATAGAACATCCTAAAACCAATTCTGCGATTGGTATTGACTTGGGTATTACGGACTTTGCCATCCTTTCTGACGGTCAAAAAATTGATAATAATAAATTCACGTCTAAAATGGCAAAGAAGCTCAAACGTGAACAACGTAAGTTGTCAAGGCGCGCCTTGTTAGCTAAAAAGAAGGGAATCAATCTTTTTGAAGCGAAGAATTACCAAAAGCAAAAACGAAAAGTAGCACGTTTGCACGAGAAAGTAATGAATCAACGTACTGATTTTCTGAATAAGTTGAGTACAGAAATTATCAAAAATCACGATATTATCTGTATTGAAGACTTAAACATAAAAGGTATGTTGCGTAATCATAAATTAGCAAAAAGTATTTCTGATGTATCGTGGTCTAAATTTGTGACGAAACTACAATACAAAGCTGACTGGTATGGACGTGAAATTATCAAAATTGATAAATGGTTTCCGTCTAGTCAAATCTGTTCAGAATGCGGACATACAGACGGCAAGAAATCGCTCGACATTCGAGAATGGACTTGTCCTATTTGTCATACGCAACATGACCGAGACATCAACGCTAGTATCAATATTTTGACCGAAGGTCTACGAATACAAGCGTTGGCTTAG